The Brevibacillus brevis genome contains a region encoding:
- a CDS encoding C39 family peptidase: MERTGKLFLAALLAMSSGCTAPQEGMEQSQLSVPHARMQQEKTPSSLNTEQKARPAKMILDVPIINQKPELKYGCEVTSLAMLLQYAGQNVDKQLLAEQVKKDPEPLVQTKGDIKEWGDPNKGFVGDITGARKGFAVYNKPLEELLRRYMGERTVNLTGGSYQALLDSVAGGHPVVVWTTGDFRLPTEWESWYKDGKKVVAPFDEHAVLLVGYDEKYAYVNDPLTGVKQRQVPHTSMKTSWEALGKQALSYL, from the coding sequence TTGGAAAGGACAGGGAAACTGTTTTTGGCCGCCTTGCTCGCAATGTCTTCAGGCTGTACGGCTCCGCAGGAGGGAATGGAACAATCCCAGCTTTCCGTTCCGCATGCACGCATGCAGCAGGAAAAGACGCCATCCTCTTTAAACACGGAACAGAAAGCGAGACCAGCGAAAATGATTCTGGACGTTCCGATCATCAACCAGAAACCAGAACTGAAATATGGATGTGAGGTAACGAGCCTGGCGATGCTGCTCCAATATGCGGGTCAAAACGTAGATAAGCAGCTGTTGGCCGAGCAGGTCAAAAAAGATCCGGAGCCATTAGTACAAACAAAGGGTGACATCAAAGAATGGGGAGATCCGAATAAAGGGTTTGTCGGAGACATTACTGGCGCTCGCAAAGGGTTTGCTGTTTATAACAAGCCATTGGAAGAGTTGCTGCGACGGTATATGGGCGAACGGACGGTCAATTTGACAGGAGGGTCGTATCAGGCTCTCTTGGATAGTGTTGCAGGGGGGCATCCTGTCGTCGTCTGGACTACCGGGGATTTCAGATTGCCGACGGAATGGGAGAGCTGGTACAAGGACGGGAAAAAAGTGGTCGCTCCTTTTGATGAACATGCCGTTCTTCTGGTCGGATATGACGAAAAATACGCCTATGTCAATGATCCGCTTACCGGAGTCAAACAGCGGCAGGTGCCCCATACCTCCATGAAAACGAGCTGGGAAGCACTGGGTAAACAGGCTCTTAGCTATCTATAA
- a CDS encoding GNAT family N-acetyltransferase has protein sequence MTIHLRRTTPADIPFVCEVENAPENTPFIIPWSEVRHHNALGDPDILHMIAEKKETGHPVGYVIIAGLTNPHQSIELMRITIAAKGEGYGRNILRQIKHWAFIEQKAHRLWLDVKETNDRARSLYLSEGFHIEGTLRDCLKSGDTYESLIILSMLATEYDA, from the coding sequence ATGACCATCCACTTGCGCCGCACTACACCGGCAGACATTCCCTTCGTTTGCGAAGTTGAAAATGCGCCAGAGAATACCCCGTTCATTATTCCGTGGAGCGAAGTTCGGCACCACAACGCTCTTGGCGACCCGGACATCCTCCATATGATTGCCGAAAAAAAAGAAACAGGCCACCCCGTCGGCTACGTCATCATCGCCGGGCTGACCAATCCTCATCAAAGTATTGAACTTATGCGTATTACGATCGCAGCGAAGGGGGAAGGCTACGGTCGCAACATCCTGCGTCAGATCAAGCATTGGGCATTCATCGAGCAAAAAGCCCATCGACTCTGGCTGGATGTAAAAGAAACGAACGACCGCGCTCGCAGCCTTTACCTATCGGAAGGGTTTCACATAGAGGGCACCTTGCGCGATTGCCTGAAATCAGGGGATACTTATGAATCCTTGATCATTTTATCGATGCTGGCAACGGAATATGACGCCTAG
- a CDS encoding MFS transporter produces MQQKTKKRLPSFLQIQESIGLKVSRDEPSQQKQSGRLDNQAKLLLLVNAVFIAAGALSGTFVNVYLWKVKSQFAPIAWFTFSAHLAGALTFWLAGWYVKQLNKMNVLRAGMAVSALFYLLVLLAGPQAVTYAVPLGLVQGMASGFFWLSFNVVYFEITNADNRDLFNSWAGLLASIGGMLAPWISGMLITRLPGNSGYSLIFGISLALFVVGVFISFFLKKRQSEGTYSWSFSLRCLREEPKWRWAAGALAGQGLREGVFGFVIGLLVYISTRSEMTLGNYWLTTSAVGLVSYFLIAKWFAPRYRKWGMLTGSVIMWGILFVFFWQVSFTTLLIFGIAVSIAYPLFSVPMLSTIFDLIGTNEESARNRVEYVVLREFALDVGRLVGILVFLLVTSLSVSPLTLNWLILCIGIGPLIAWVCMTKLFRNVPATKKTDN; encoded by the coding sequence ATGCAGCAAAAAACAAAAAAACGCCTTCCATCCTTCCTTCAAATTCAGGAGTCCATTGGTCTGAAAGTGTCCCGCGACGAGCCTTCTCAGCAAAAGCAATCAGGTCGTCTGGACAATCAAGCCAAGCTGCTGCTTTTGGTCAACGCTGTATTCATTGCCGCTGGCGCCCTTTCTGGTACGTTTGTAAACGTCTATTTGTGGAAGGTAAAAAGTCAATTTGCTCCGATTGCATGGTTTACTTTTTCCGCCCATCTCGCGGGTGCTCTGACCTTCTGGCTTGCAGGCTGGTATGTAAAGCAACTGAACAAAATGAATGTCTTACGTGCTGGGATGGCGGTTTCTGCCCTCTTTTATTTGCTCGTTCTTTTGGCGGGTCCCCAAGCTGTTACTTACGCTGTCCCACTTGGTCTCGTTCAGGGCATGGCGAGTGGTTTTTTCTGGCTTTCTTTTAATGTGGTGTACTTCGAAATCACGAATGCCGATAACCGCGACCTTTTCAACAGTTGGGCCGGGTTGCTTGCTTCCATTGGCGGCATGCTCGCTCCATGGATATCAGGTATGCTCATTACGCGGCTTCCGGGCAATAGCGGCTACTCCCTTATTTTCGGGATCTCGCTTGCGCTATTTGTCGTCGGCGTTTTCATCAGCTTTTTTCTGAAAAAACGCCAATCGGAAGGGACGTATTCTTGGAGCTTTTCCTTACGTTGCTTGCGAGAGGAGCCCAAGTGGCGCTGGGCGGCAGGCGCTTTGGCTGGTCAAGGACTGCGTGAAGGCGTATTCGGCTTTGTGATCGGCCTACTCGTTTACATTTCCACGAGAAGCGAGATGACTCTCGGCAACTATTGGCTGACTACATCTGCCGTCGGACTTGTGAGCTACTTCCTGATCGCCAAATGGTTCGCTCCTCGCTATCGCAAGTGGGGAATGCTCACTGGTTCTGTCATTATGTGGGGGATTCTCTTCGTATTTTTTTGGCAGGTGAGCTTTACGACACTGCTTATTTTCGGGATTGCCGTGTCCATCGCGTATCCGCTGTTTTCTGTGCCCATGCTCTCTACGATTTTTGATCTGATTGGCACAAACGAAGAGAGCGCACGCAATCGGGTCGAGTATGTCGTGCTGCGAGAGTTCGCTCTGGACGTTGGTCGGCTGGTGGGGATTCTGGTCTTTCTTCTGGTAACGTCCTTGAGCGTCTCTCCTCTTACGCTGAACTGGTTGATCCTGTGTATCGGAATCGGCCCACTCATCGCGTGGGTGTGCATGACCAAGCTATTCCGCAACGTCCCTGCGACTAAAAAAACGGATAACTGA
- a CDS encoding AraC family transcriptional regulator, with protein sequence MDLLAKLNEALDYIEAHLTSEIDYKEIARVACCSEYHFKRMFSFLAGVPLSEYIRRRRITLAAFELADSNERVIDIAIKYGYGSADSFARAFQNVHGVTPTEARHIGHSLKAYPRMTFHLSIKGGSAMNYRMEEKEAFRIVGLKKRVPLIYHGVNPEIAAMWASLDMGTIHQLKSLSDVEPLGLLSASTNFSEGRLEYGELDHYIGVATTKECPENLTALEVSASTWAVFEVVGPFPDTLQDVWARIYSEWFLSSGYEQAEGPEILWNENKDTSSPTFRSEIWIPVMKK encoded by the coding sequence ATGGATTTGCTTGCAAAGCTGAATGAGGCTCTGGACTACATCGAAGCCCATTTGACAAGCGAGATTGACTACAAAGAAATCGCTCGGGTGGCTTGCTGCTCCGAGTATCACTTCAAAAGGATGTTTTCTTTTCTCGCTGGTGTTCCGCTATCCGAATACATCCGGCGTCGGCGTATTACGCTTGCAGCTTTTGAGCTTGCGGACAGCAACGAGCGGGTTATTGACATTGCGATCAAATACGGATACGGATCGGCTGATTCCTTTGCCAGAGCTTTTCAGAATGTGCATGGAGTCACTCCGACAGAAGCCAGACACATTGGCCATTCCTTGAAGGCTTATCCGCGAATGACCTTTCATCTATCCATTAAAGGAGGCAGTGCCATGAACTACCGTATGGAAGAAAAAGAGGCATTTCGCATTGTTGGTTTGAAAAAAAGAGTCCCGTTGATTTATCACGGGGTCAATCCGGAGATTGCGGCCATGTGGGCTTCGCTCGATATGGGGACGATTCATCAATTGAAATCGCTATCCGATGTCGAACCATTAGGACTGCTCAGTGCATCGACGAACTTTTCAGAAGGTCGGCTGGAATATGGCGAGCTCGATCACTATATTGGCGTAGCCACTACAAAGGAATGTCCGGAAAATTTGACAGCACTGGAGGTTTCTGCTTCCACCTGGGCCGTCTTCGAAGTCGTAGGTCCTTTTCCCGATACGCTGCAAGATGTCTGGGCCCGGATTTATTCGGAATGGTTTTTATCCTCCGGTTATGAACAGGCTGAGGGTCCAGAGATTTTGTGGAACGAAAATAAAGACACTTCATCACCAACCTTCCGAAGCGAAATTTGGATTCCCGTCATGAAAAAGTAA
- a CDS encoding VOC family protein: protein MTTTSPLLPQIGAIFVAVSDIERARDWYCRLLGIPADSEIMFGHLYCIPLQSGLTLILDSKIFPKRIIDDAPLFHFNTQDIEASYAFLKESGVEVVVPIQHGHWFNFRDPDGNLIMVSQC from the coding sequence ATGACAACCACTTCCCCCCTGCTCCCCCAAATCGGAGCCATTTTTGTAGCCGTCAGCGACATCGAGCGCGCACGCGACTGGTACTGCCGTCTATTGGGCATTCCCGCAGACAGTGAGATTATGTTCGGGCATCTATACTGCATTCCCTTGCAAAGCGGACTGACACTCATTCTGGACAGCAAAATCTTTCCGAAGCGCATCATAGATGATGCTCCTTTGTTTCATTTCAACACACAGGATATTGAAGCCTCTTATGCATTTCTCAAGGAGAGCGGAGTCGAAGTCGTCGTTCCTATCCAGCATGGCCACTGGTTCAACTTCCGCGATCCCGACGGCAATCTGATCATGGTAAGCCAATGTTAA
- a CDS encoding DNA polymerase IV: MSNANKRIVFLIDMQSFYASIEKGANPALRNKPIVVAGDPERRSGVVLAACPIAKSYGVVAAEALWQAQQKCRQLVVVRPRMEMYIRISMQITRIFEAFTDKVEPYSIDEQFLDVTGSVHLFGDPLQMAAQIRQRVWMETGINCRVGIGENKVLAKMACDNFAKKREEGVFWLKRETLADTLWKLPIEKLFGVGSRMKRHFHRMGVYQIGQLADMRPAILTRHWGVNGEVLWRTAHGIDDSPVALDSYDSQKGIGHHMTLPRDYHTAAEIKVVLLELCEEVCRRARKKELMGSVLSVGCRGADLAAGMGFGRQMKLTEQTNDAMTLYEAACFLFDRHWQETPVRSIGVNLGQLVPDNVVQLNLFTDNHKRRSLAQAMDDIRSRYGQDAILRAASVMEAGQAKERARKIGGHYK; this comes from the coding sequence GTGTCCAATGCGAACAAGCGGATCGTGTTTTTGATCGACATGCAGAGCTTTTATGCCAGTATCGAGAAAGGGGCCAATCCAGCGCTGCGAAACAAACCGATTGTCGTCGCGGGTGATCCAGAGCGGCGCAGCGGAGTCGTGCTGGCAGCGTGTCCGATTGCCAAGTCATACGGAGTGGTCGCGGCCGAAGCGCTGTGGCAGGCGCAGCAAAAGTGTCGCCAGCTCGTCGTTGTTCGTCCGCGCATGGAGATGTACATTCGCATCTCCATGCAAATCACTCGCATATTCGAGGCATTTACTGACAAGGTGGAGCCGTACTCGATCGACGAGCAGTTTCTCGACGTGACAGGCAGCGTCCATCTGTTTGGTGATCCGTTGCAGATGGCCGCACAAATTCGGCAGCGCGTCTGGATGGAGACGGGAATCAACTGTCGGGTAGGCATCGGAGAGAACAAGGTACTGGCCAAGATGGCGTGCGACAATTTCGCCAAGAAACGGGAAGAAGGCGTTTTTTGGCTCAAGCGGGAAACGTTAGCGGATACGCTCTGGAAGCTTCCAATTGAAAAGCTGTTCGGGGTAGGCTCACGCATGAAGCGTCATTTTCATCGAATGGGCGTCTATCAGATCGGGCAGCTTGCAGATATGAGGCCAGCCATCCTTACCCGACATTGGGGAGTGAATGGGGAAGTGCTGTGGCGCACGGCTCACGGAATCGATGATTCACCTGTGGCTTTGGATTCCTATGATTCACAAAAAGGGATCGGTCATCACATGACGTTGCCTCGGGATTACCATACCGCAGCGGAAATCAAAGTAGTGCTGCTCGAGCTGTGCGAGGAAGTGTGCCGTCGGGCGCGGAAAAAGGAGCTGATGGGCTCCGTTCTGTCTGTGGGCTGTCGTGGAGCCGATTTGGCTGCTGGAATGGGCTTTGGTCGGCAGATGAAGCTCACGGAACAGACGAATGATGCCATGACTTTGTACGAAGCGGCCTGCTTTCTGTTTGACCGTCACTGGCAGGAAACGCCCGTCCGCAGTATCGGAGTCAATTTGGGGCAGCTTGTCCCTGACAACGTCGTCCAGCTGAATCTGTTTACGGATAATCACAAGCGGCGTTCGCTGGCACAAGCAATGGATGACATCCGGAGCCGATACGGTCAGGACGCGATTTTGCGTGCTGCCTCTGTCATGGAAGCGGGACAGGCGAAAGAGCGCGCACGTAAGATCGGAGGACACTACAAGTGA
- a CDS encoding ABC transporter ATP-binding protein — MSMLNNITAGKPRALIKPVVYTTLANLAQILPFALLVEAARLIFEPFAQPGAPLNGERLWWVCGWMVVSLLLLFLCEIPAYRSQFRGAYSTAAEGRTKLAEHLRKLSLGYLNKRDPGDLANMMMGDFTMVEHGISHLVPQMLGAIIMPVMAIVGLSFMDWRMALALFAAFPIAILLVLMTSGLQRRLGATHMRAKIDAANRLQEYLNGIRVIKAYNLTGERFVRLEQSFREFMRQSIRIEGLLGSIVLAAIAFIRAGLTLMVMVGVYLLVAGSIDLITFVMFLLVGTRIFDPLTAALVNYAEFRYHEQAGERIVQLLAEPIMTGVQQPPAENDVKLEGVSFGYIEKNVLNNVSMHMPVGSFTALVGPSGSGKSTVMRLIARFYDPSKGTVLLGDQPLVDMDPEALLSRVSMVFQDVYLFQDTIANNIRFGKRDATQAEIEEAAKQACCHDFIMKLPDGYDTLVGEGGSTLSGGEKQRISIARAILKNAPIILLDEATASLDPENEAQIQKAIDTLIEGRTVIAIAHRLKTIRNADNIYVLENGTVVESGQHDELVMKNGLYARLWKLQQATGGWRLSS, encoded by the coding sequence ATGAGTATGTTGAACAATATCACAGCAGGTAAACCGCGGGCGCTGATCAAACCCGTTGTTTACACGACACTTGCCAACCTTGCGCAAATATTGCCGTTTGCCTTGCTCGTGGAGGCTGCTCGATTGATTTTTGAGCCGTTTGCCCAGCCGGGTGCCCCCTTGAACGGCGAGCGACTCTGGTGGGTATGCGGATGGATGGTCGTCTCGTTGCTCCTTTTGTTTCTATGCGAAATTCCAGCGTATCGCTCGCAGTTTCGCGGTGCCTACAGTACGGCTGCCGAGGGGCGAACCAAGCTCGCAGAGCACCTTCGCAAGCTGTCACTCGGTTACTTGAACAAAAGAGACCCAGGGGATTTGGCCAATATGATGATGGGAGATTTTACGATGGTGGAGCACGGTATTTCCCATCTCGTACCGCAAATGTTAGGGGCGATCATCATGCCTGTCATGGCGATCGTAGGTCTTTCTTTCATGGATTGGCGCATGGCACTGGCCTTGTTTGCTGCGTTTCCCATAGCAATTCTCTTGGTGCTGATGACATCAGGACTTCAACGCAGGCTCGGAGCGACGCACATGCGGGCCAAAATTGACGCCGCCAATCGCTTGCAGGAATATTTGAACGGCATTCGCGTCATCAAGGCGTACAATTTGACGGGTGAACGCTTTGTACGGCTGGAACAATCCTTTCGGGAGTTCATGCGACAGAGTATACGGATCGAAGGGTTGCTGGGATCGATTGTGCTCGCCGCCATCGCTTTTATCCGAGCTGGCCTTACACTCATGGTCATGGTCGGCGTGTATTTGCTCGTAGCGGGTAGCATAGACCTGATCACGTTTGTCATGTTCCTGCTTGTTGGGACACGTATTTTTGATCCATTGACAGCTGCACTCGTCAACTATGCAGAATTCCGATACCACGAACAGGCGGGAGAGCGGATTGTCCAGTTGCTGGCGGAGCCGATCATGACAGGCGTGCAGCAACCGCCTGCGGAAAACGACGTGAAGCTCGAAGGCGTCTCTTTTGGCTATATCGAAAAGAACGTATTGAACAACGTGAGCATGCACATGCCAGTCGGTTCATTTACAGCGTTGGTCGGGCCGTCCGGCAGTGGAAAAAGCACCGTGATGCGGCTGATTGCCAGATTTTATGACCCGTCGAAAGGCACTGTTCTGCTAGGCGATCAACCACTTGTCGATATGGACCCGGAAGCACTCCTCTCCCGCGTGTCGATGGTGTTTCAGGACGTGTATTTATTCCAGGACACGATTGCAAACAACATTCGGTTCGGAAAAAGGGATGCGACACAAGCTGAGATCGAGGAGGCGGCCAAACAAGCGTGCTGCCATGATTTCATCATGAAGCTGCCCGATGGCTACGATACGCTCGTAGGAGAAGGAGGAAGCACGCTGTCAGGCGGGGAGAAACAGCGCATTTCCATTGCCCGAGCGATCTTGAAAAATGCGCCGATCATTCTCTTGGATGAAGCAACAGCCTCACTAGACCCCGAGAATGAGGCGCAAATTCAGAAAGCGATCGATACGCTTATCGAGGGAAGAACGGTTATTGCTATTGCTCATCGTCTGAAAACCATTCGTAATGCTGACAACATCTACGTGTTGGAAAATGGCACGGTCGTCGAATCGGGACAGCATGATGAGCTTGTGATGAAAAACGGTTTGTATGCACGGCTGTGGAAGCTGCAGCAAGCGACAGGCGGCTGGAGACTGTCTTCATAA
- a CDS encoding YolD-like family protein: protein MREKRVSKKENVFVASRFVLPEHREMYLRIKEEERRYVPPELDQEQLSALSELVWQAFQTESILTLTYYDGREPRRLSAHVIHIDQAARRLKLRAGSEIHWVPFARLLHVELAAVF, encoded by the coding sequence ATGAGGGAAAAACGCGTGTCCAAAAAGGAAAATGTATTCGTGGCCAGTCGGTTTGTACTGCCGGAGCATCGGGAAATGTATTTGCGCATAAAGGAAGAAGAGCGCCGCTATGTACCGCCCGAGCTGGATCAGGAGCAGCTCAGTGCATTGAGCGAGCTGGTATGGCAGGCGTTCCAGACAGAGAGCATCCTGACGCTGACCTATTATGACGGGCGAGAGCCACGACGCCTGTCCGCCCACGTTATCCATATTGATCAAGCAGCGCGACGCCTCAAACTTCGGGCAGGCTCCGAGATTCACTGGGTTCCTTTTGCCCGACTGCTGCATGTGGAACTGGCAGCGGTTTTCTAG
- a CDS encoding ABC transporter ATP-binding protein → MQPKKGVRRLLEIADEKRGLLVVSAILSSLSAIGMLVPYASAYFILRELLTHAASPAMADGAYMIRWGVIALLGLVGSLVMMYAGGMVSHIAAFRILYGMRVKLASHIGRLPLGWLNGTSTGAVKKTLEQNVEKVETFVAHQLPDLVHVVVTTVLMIGVMFYLNVWLALACVVPIILGLIVQIITFSGTKTKENIKRYYDSLERMNGSAVQYVRGMPAIKVFGQTVHSFRRFYTDMISYRDYCVKHSDDFQNGFLVFKVILSSFAAFILPVGVFMLSQDPQNVAFASVLLFFLVMAPGVSAPMFKLLFLTSTLRDIGEGVERMDRILAEQPVAEPISSQRPQSFDVAFENVSFSYAAEGRTGGEALSRLSFLAKQGQVTALVGPSGAGKSTVANLIPRFWDVSEGAIRIGQVDVRELSSTDLMNTVAFVFQDTFLFYDTVYNNIAIGLPDATPESVYAAAKAAQCHDFIQKLPQGYDTLIGEGGVYLSGGEEQRVAVARAILKNAPILVLDEATAFADPENEYEMQLALAELMKGKTVIVIAHRLSTIRDADQILVLEKGQLIEQGRHQSLVEANGLYARMWKAYTDAQDWKMGEGKGSVDADEYVEQYHSR, encoded by the coding sequence ATGCAGCCAAAAAAAGGCGTGCGTCGCTTGCTGGAGATTGCGGATGAGAAGCGCGGATTGCTCGTCGTCTCGGCAATATTGTCTTCCTTGAGCGCAATAGGCATGTTGGTACCTTATGCATCCGCCTACTTCATTTTACGCGAACTGTTAACGCATGCAGCGTCTCCCGCGATGGCAGACGGGGCGTACATGATTCGGTGGGGAGTTATTGCGCTTTTGGGACTCGTGGGAAGTCTGGTCATGATGTATGCAGGCGGGATGGTGTCTCATATCGCTGCGTTTCGCATTTTATACGGAATGCGGGTCAAATTGGCTTCGCATATCGGCCGTTTGCCGCTTGGCTGGCTGAACGGAACGTCTACCGGTGCAGTCAAAAAAACATTGGAGCAAAATGTGGAAAAAGTCGAGACGTTTGTCGCGCATCAGCTTCCGGATTTGGTGCATGTAGTCGTGACGACGGTGCTCATGATCGGCGTGATGTTTTACTTGAACGTCTGGTTGGCGCTGGCCTGCGTCGTGCCGATCATCCTAGGACTGATTGTGCAGATCATTACCTTTTCCGGGACAAAAACAAAAGAAAATATCAAGAGGTACTACGATTCACTAGAACGGATGAACGGATCTGCTGTCCAGTATGTACGCGGAATGCCAGCGATCAAGGTGTTTGGGCAGACGGTTCATTCCTTCCGGCGTTTTTATACGGATATGATCAGCTATCGAGACTATTGCGTCAAGCATAGCGATGATTTTCAAAACGGATTTTTGGTGTTCAAGGTGATCCTGAGTTCATTTGCGGCCTTCATTCTCCCGGTAGGGGTGTTCATGCTAAGTCAAGACCCGCAAAATGTCGCGTTTGCATCAGTTCTGCTCTTTTTTCTCGTAATGGCGCCAGGTGTATCTGCACCGATGTTTAAGCTCTTGTTTTTGACCTCTACTCTGCGTGACATTGGCGAGGGGGTGGAGCGCATGGATCGGATTTTGGCAGAGCAACCCGTTGCTGAACCGATTAGCTCCCAGCGTCCACAGAGCTTTGATGTCGCATTTGAAAACGTCTCTTTTTCTTATGCAGCAGAGGGAAGAACAGGAGGAGAGGCACTTTCTCGCCTATCTTTTTTGGCGAAGCAAGGGCAGGTGACAGCTCTGGTCGGTCCATCTGGTGCAGGGAAATCTACGGTAGCGAATCTCATTCCGAGATTTTGGGATGTTTCGGAGGGAGCGATTCGCATTGGGCAGGTAGATGTGCGGGAGCTGTCGAGCACGGATTTGATGAACACTGTTGCTTTTGTCTTTCAGGATACGTTTTTGTTTTACGACACGGTTTACAACAACATTGCCATCGGATTGCCGGATGCAACGCCAGAATCGGTCTATGCAGCGGCGAAGGCAGCCCAATGCCATGATTTTATTCAAAAGCTCCCGCAAGGCTACGACACCCTGATCGGAGAAGGGGGAGTCTACTTGTCCGGGGGAGAAGAGCAGCGTGTGGCGGTCGCACGGGCGATCCTGAAAAACGCACCGATTCTTGTCCTCGACGAGGCGACTGCCTTTGCCGATCCTGAAAATGAGTATGAGATGCAACTGGCTCTGGCAGAGCTGATGAAGGGCAAAACCGTCATTGTCATCGCCCATCGCCTGTCAACGATTCGGGATGCAGATCAAATTCTGGTGCTGGAGAAAGGGCAGCTGATCGAACAGGGCAGGCATCAATCATTGGTAGAGGCGAATGGGCTTTATGCCCGGATGTGGAAGGCTTACACCGATGCGCAAGACTGGAAAATGGGCGAAGGAAAGGGGAGTGTGGATGCAGATGAGTATGTTGAACAATATCACAGCAGGTAA
- a CDS encoding amidohydrolase, with protein MATTIFRNGRIYTGDSRHLFVQALVVRDGIVHDLGSDADMLLQYGGSDATVIDLQGYTATPGLIDSHLHLGWLGLTFLQLDLSKARSKDEMLFLLKEKAQATPENVWIQGYGWDENLFADGGGIPTIEELDQAAPHCPILLARICGHANLVNSKALELCGYHRDMEVPAGGVIVHDPVSGKPTGMLLETASNLITKHIPRPDYDQLKQSLRSSIRYAMAHGLTGAHTEDLRELGGLAQTYRLYDELINGEELALRSNLLVYYPHMHELRDLNMTAGYGNAHVQIGAVKIFADGALGRRTAYLSAPYADDPSTSGYPVHEQDELTELVRQARGLGMPIAVHTIGDKALEMVLDSLDQFPAVAYRDRLIHTQILRPDLLDRLKHPHRIADIQPRFLAGDFPWVMDRVGQERIQHSYIWKTMMDYGIICAAGSDTPVEPIDPLLGIHAAVTRKAPGETHDGYFPQEKLTMEEAIHLFTLGSAQVTNEEHVKGTLSRGKYADMTVYSKHLFTIDPDELLSTKVMMTIIGGKVCYTS; from the coding sequence ATGGCGACAACCATTTTCCGAAATGGACGCATTTACACAGGAGATTCCAGGCATTTGTTCGTACAAGCACTGGTCGTTCGAGATGGAATTGTACATGACTTGGGCAGCGATGCGGACATGCTTCTTCAATACGGAGGCAGTGATGCAACGGTCATTGATCTGCAAGGATATACCGCTACGCCGGGATTGATTGACAGCCACCTGCACTTGGGATGGCTCGGTCTCACCTTTTTGCAGCTGGATTTGAGTAAAGCTCGCTCCAAGGACGAGATGCTGTTTCTCTTAAAAGAAAAAGCGCAAGCCACACCTGAAAATGTGTGGATACAGGGCTACGGCTGGGATGAGAATTTGTTTGCGGATGGCGGCGGCATTCCTACCATCGAAGAGCTTGATCAAGCTGCACCGCATTGCCCGATTCTACTGGCACGAATATGTGGACATGCGAATCTGGTAAACAGCAAGGCATTGGAGCTATGTGGCTATCATCGTGACATGGAGGTGCCTGCGGGGGGAGTCATTGTACATGATCCTGTAAGCGGAAAGCCAACGGGGATGCTATTAGAAACAGCCTCCAACCTGATTACGAAGCATATTCCGAGACCTGACTACGATCAGTTAAAGCAAAGCCTGCGCAGCTCGATTCGCTATGCAATGGCGCATGGATTGACAGGGGCACATACGGAGGATCTGCGTGAATTGGGCGGACTTGCGCAAACGTATCGGCTCTATGATGAGCTCATCAATGGCGAAGAGCTTGCGCTGCGCAGCAACCTGCTTGTCTACTATCCGCATATGCATGAACTGCGCGACTTAAACATGACGGCAGGTTACGGCAACGCTCATGTGCAAATTGGTGCGGTGAAAATTTTCGCAGATGGAGCATTGGGACGCAGGACGGCTTATCTGTCTGCTCCATACGCTGATGATCCGAGCACCAGCGGTTATCCTGTGCATGAGCAAGACGAGCTGACAGAGCTGGTTCGACAAGCGCGTGGACTCGGAATGCCCATTGCCGTACACACCATTGGAGACAAAGCACTGGAAATGGTGCTGGACAGCTTGGATCAGTTCCCGGCAGTCGCCTATCGGGATCGCCTCATTCACACACAAATCTTGCGGCCAGACCTGCTGGACCGCTTGAAGCATCCTCATCGGATCGCAGATATCCAACCGCGTTTTCTTGCAGGAGACTTCCCGTGGGTGATGGATCGCGTAGGACAGGAGCGGATTCAACACTCGTACATCTGGAAAACGATGATGGATTACGGAATCATTTGCGCTGCGGGCTCGGATACACCGGTAGAACCAATCGATCCTCTGTTGGGAATACACGCAGCAGTCACACGCAAAGCACCGGGTGAAACACACGATGGCTACTTCCCGCAGGAGAAATTGACGATGGAGGAAGCGATTCATCTGTTTACATTGGGCAGTGCGCAAGTGACGAATGAGGAGCATGTCAAAGGCACACTGTCTCGTGGAAAATATGCGGATATGACCGTCTATTCGAAGCACCTGTTTACCATCGATCCAGACGAGCTGCTCTCGACAAAGGTCATGATGACCATCATTGGCGGAAAAGTTTGCTACACGTCTTGA